ACTGCCTTTGCAGAATAATTATTTGTGTAAAATGTTAAATCTAATGGTGATTCTTTAGAATAAATCAGATCTGGAGCTATATGATTGCTAATAGCTTTAGCAAGTGTAGAATGGTAAATATTTCTCGTTCCCTGAGTTGTGTAATAAACATCGTTTCCTAAGACGGAAGCAAACATAGCTCCTGGCAACGTGTTTAACTTATATTGAACGATGTTAAAATTTGCAGAAATTTTTGCATAGTTAATGTATGAGTTTCCGAGTTCATTATAAGAGGTATAGAAAAATTCATTTTTGTTTATCCACTGTAAATATCCTCCTCTGCCTACTAATATTGTTTTTTTGTCAGAAATATTCTGAATAAATAAATCTCCGGAAAGACTCGAAAATACTATAAGTTTATCATCGGGTGAGAAAGATGGGTATACATAACCGCTATTATTATCTGTAATTTGTTGAGATTTGGAAGTTGCTAAATCTGTTAAGAATAATTGGTCGTTATTGTCATTTGTAACAAGAAAATTACCATCGCTAGAGAGTGCTAAATAATTTGTATAATTTGTTAAATCTATTGTTTTTGTTTCGTTAGCAGATTGTAAATAAAACGCTTCTGGAGTACTGTAACCTGTCATTCCATTTTTTGAGATAACTGGCTGAGAGCAGAATTGTTGTGGTTTGCATAGTGGTGTAACATTGCCACTTGATAAATTAAGAACTGAGGGAGTTTGTTTGCCATCTTCTCCGATAAATTTGAAAAGTATATTTTGTTTGTCGGGTGTTAACTTTATAAAACGACCACAGCCTGGCGCTGTTACTAGGGCATTTAATTTTCCATCTTTCAAAAGATAAATTGCAGATGCGTAATTATTTGTCATTACTAAGCCATAAGGTGAAGGCAGTAGATTAATAAAATATGTTTGTTCTTCATTATAATAAGCATCGTGTGGGCGACTTTGCGAAAATGTTTGTGTAATGCTTAAAGTTGCGATACACAATAAAAATATAATTTGTTTCATAGACGAATTGATTTAATACAAATTTACGGAAAAACTGAGACTAAATGTTTAGTGTCTTAAAAATTAAGGGAGAATAATAAACCATGAGTTCGATCTCCGCTAAACAGGCTTATTATATTGCCTTTTACTTATAACCCCAATGTCACACTGAGCGTAGTCGAAGTGTCTTTTTTTAATATAGATTACCTTCGGTGAGAAAGTTCTTCACTATGTTCAGAATGACAAATTTTTATTGAACTTTAGTAATTCTTATAATTTCATTGCAAAAACTGTGGTCCACAATAAATGCCGTTTTGTGCAGTCAACATTTTTGTAGCCGGCTTGTTTTAGCCAATTGGTGTGGTTTTCTAATGTAGAATGATAATCATGATCTGTTTGATGTTGCATCCACATATTCCATTCATCGTCATTGGAACCCTGGTTGAATGCATATTTTTTCCATTCGGAAATATATTTCAAATAAATCTCTTTTGTTTCGGCACTAAATTGATCACAAAATGTAATTATTCCGCCAGTTGCCTGATATTTAAATAATTTGCTGAATAATTTTTGTTTTTCAATATCATTAATATGATGTATAGAAATGCTTGAAACAACTAAATCAAAACTGTTGTCGGCAAAATTAATTTCCTTGAAATCTGCTTTTACATAGTTAACCGGAAAATTTATCAGCGATTTACATTCCTCAATGCATTCTTGTGAAATATCAACAGCTGTAATATTTGAAGAAGGGAATTTTTCGATAATTAATTTTGTAAGATTACCGGTTCCGCTTCCTAATTCTAAAATGTTTTTTGGTTTAATGTTTTCTGGTAAAAACATTAAAACTGATTCTAGCATTTCTTCATAAAATGGTACACATCGTTTTACCGATTCAGAATACTGTTTACTTATTGAATTATAAAAGCTTAAAACGTTTTCTGAATTTATGTTCTCCATAATTTTAATTTTGCTGTGATGCAATTACTTTTAGAATTTTGGTAGTAAGTTCACTTGCATTATGCTCTTTCTGAAGCGTTTCGAATGTTACTACAAATTTACAGTCTTCACGAAAACGGCTGCAGCCAAACGCAGAGTTTCCTTTAAGCATTTGTCCCTTACCGCATTTGGGACAGATAAATGGCTTTTTCTCTTTTACCTTTTTTTCTTTTTTCTCTCCCTTATCAGCAACAAATCTGGGTTTAAAACTCTCATCAAATTCCAGGTAGC
The sequence above is a segment of the Bacteroidia bacterium genome. Coding sequences within it:
- a CDS encoding class I SAM-dependent methyltransferase — protein: MENINSENVLSFYNSISKQYSESVKRCVPFYEEMLESVLMFLPENIKPKNILELGSGTGNLTKLIIEKFPSSNITAVDISQECIEECKSLINFPVNYVKADFKEINFADNSFDLVVSSISIHHINDIEKQKLFSKLFKYQATGGIITFCDQFSAETKEIYLKYISEWKKYAFNQGSNDDEWNMWMQHQTDHDYHSTLENHTNWLKQAGYKNVDCTKRHLLWTTVFAMKL